TGGAACTGATCGAAGGCCTTTAATACCTTGCCAGCCCAAACGTCCCATGCTTCAGGAGCAGCGTCTAAGGTTGGCCGCTCTTCCCGCATCAACTCCAGGAAATGTGCATACCCGATCGGTCGTTCATCATCACCAGGCAAGCCATCCAGCAATAGCTGTTCAAGCGCACGATCCTGCTCCCCCGATAGGCGCAGCACATGCAGACTCTCCGAGCCCTCGGTCAATGTGGCACGAGCGACTTTCGCATCACCGTCGTTTACCGCAAGGGCCAGGCGGCCAATGCCGGAAGCACCGGCAAAGCGTCGCGAATAGCGCAGCATGACAATGTGCTGAGCCAACGCCTGATCGCCCGGGGCCAGCATCGGATGCCCCAAGCGCTCGCCGGTATTGTCTTGAAGCCAAGCGCAGGTCGCTGCGCTGTAACCACCAATCTCTGCGTCACGACACAGGTCGCCCAACACTGCACCAGCCTCCACTGAGGCCAGTTGGTCCTTGTCACCCAGCAAGATCAGACGCGCATGAGCCGGCAGAGCATCCAGCAGGTTGGCCATCATCTCCAAGTCGATCATTGAAGCCTCGTCCACCACCAGTACGTCGAGCGGTAGCGGGTTGCCACCATCGTGGCGGAAATGGCGACTGTCTGGCCGACTGCCGAGCAGACGATGCAACGTTGTCACATTGCTAGGGATCTGCTGTCTTACAGCTTCATCCACAGCCAGGGATGCCACCTGCCCACTGATCGATTCGGTAAGTCGGGCCGCAGCCTTGCCGGTTGGTGCAGCAAGGCTTAAACGCAGTGGCGCGCCGGTGGCCATAGCAGCCTCCTGCAACAGTGCCAACAGACGCACAACAGTGGTGGTCTTTCCGGTACCAGGGCCACCGGTGATCATGGTGAAGGCGCTGCGCACGGCCAATGCACAGGCCAGCTTTTGCCAATCCGCTAGACGCTCACCATCCAACACCAATGGTTCAGGAAAGAGCGTGTCCAGGCGCTGCGCCAAATCAGCCGGTATGTCAGACACAGCACGCAGACGCTCGGTGATGTGCGCAGCCACGCGGCGTTCATAGTCCCAATAACGACGCAGATAGAGACAGCTCCCCTCCAGTACCAGCGGTGCAACAGCATGCTCACGATTCTGTAGCAGCTCACTGCCCATGCAGCTCGCCAGCCAATCCTTCAGCGTCAAACCCGCCAGCACCTGGGACGGCAGCAACGTAGCTTGCTCGGCACTTTCACCCTCTGGTGGAAGGGATAAAGCGAAGTCTGGGTCAGCCAAGGTAGCGCCCAGGTCAAGGCACACATGCCCCTTGCCGAGTTGATGGCTGGCCAGTGCGGCGCCAAGAATCAGGAGTGGCGAAGCAGCCGGATCTAGCTCCGCGAAAAACTGCGCCAATGCGAAATCCAGCTCGCGTAACCAGCCACGCTCACTCCACGTTGCAAGCAGTGCAATGAGCTCGCCGCGGTCATTTAGAATCGCGCTCATGCCGCCACCTCCTCAGACTCGCCCAGGAACAAAGCATCCAGCAACTCAATCAGTTCGCGGGAAGGTTTCGCTAGGTAGGCTCCCGTCACAGGTGCACGGAGGAACAGGTAGAGCGCCCCCCCCAAGTGACGGTCGTAGTCGTAGTCAGGCAAACGCAAGCGCAGCTGCCGATGCATAGCCAGTATGTAGAGCACGTACTGCAGGTCATAGCGATGACTGGCCACGGCGGAAGTCATCGCCTCAAGGGTATAAGAGGCCTCATCGACTCCCAGCCAATTAGACTTGTAGTCAACCACGTAGTAACGCCCCTCGTGCTCAAACACCAAGTCAATAAACCCCTTGAACATGCCATTCAGCGTGTCCGCACTTAGTGGTTGCCGGGGCACACCAGGTAGCTCGAAACGCTGCACCAGGTCATCAACGCGAAGGACATCCACCTGGCTAGCTTCGAACCAGAATTCGAGCTCAGGCTGATACTGCTTCAGCTCCGCCAGACTCACCGACCGCCCATCCCCGAGGCGTAGTGGTTGTACCAGCAGCGTTTGCATCCACTGGTGTAATGGATCAATCCAAAGTTGCAGACCACGCCGTTGGCAGCGGCGCGCCAACAGCTCGCGCAGCTGCTGAGGAGAGCTAGCTAGGTGGCCGAAACCTTCAACGGCTGCTAACTCAAGCAAACCGTGGAGGAAGGTTCCGGGGTTCGGCCCACGCGGAAAACGGTGCAGTCCTTGTGCAGAGACAGGTATCGGCGTCTGCACCGGAGCAGTTTTTTCGTCATCAGTTGAGTTCTGCATA
The window above is part of the Pseudomonas alcaligenes genome. Proteins encoded here:
- the recD gene encoding exodeoxyribonuclease V subunit alpha; this encodes MSAILNDRGELIALLATWSERGWLRELDFALAQFFAELDPAASPLLILGAALASHQLGKGHVCLDLGATLADPDFALSLPPEGESAEQATLLPSQVLAGLTLKDWLASCMGSELLQNREHAVAPLVLEGSCLYLRRYWDYERRVAAHITERLRAVSDIPADLAQRLDTLFPEPLVLDGERLADWQKLACALAVRSAFTMITGGPGTGKTTTVVRLLALLQEAAMATGAPLRLSLAAPTGKAAARLTESISGQVASLAVDEAVRQQIPSNVTTLHRLLGSRPDSRHFRHDGGNPLPLDVLVVDEASMIDLEMMANLLDALPAHARLILLGDKDQLASVEAGAVLGDLCRDAEIGGYSAATCAWLQDNTGERLGHPMLAPGDQALAQHIVMLRYSRRFAGASGIGRLALAVNDGDAKVARATLTEGSESLHVLRLSGEQDRALEQLLLDGLPGDDERPIGYAHFLELMREERPTLDAAPEAWDVWAGKVLKAFDQFQLLCAVRKGPWGVEVLNERIAHALQSRGLLEQDHGWYEGRPVLVTRNDYSLGLMNGDIGIALRLPEPPDSPGALPRQVLRVVFPRNDGSGALRYILPSRLSAVETVFAMTVHKSQGSEFAHCALILPDVLNPVLTKELVYTGITRARYWFSLVESHAGVFEQAVQRRVERRSGLRESLVGVK